In Leptospira perdikensis, one genomic interval encodes:
- a CDS encoding trimeric intracellular cation channel family protein — protein MDFSFSYYIGLAGIMVFTISGALAALEHKDHHHDLFSVFFTGFITAIGGGTLRDITLGNYPVSWVRDENILWAIFLGFLLVILLPRLLTKLKGELFLFDTLGIGIYTVLGTRIALDHGVNFFASALLGMISAIFGGVIRDTLMNAVPFIFRKEIYATACLVGSVLYIVLNVWDVNSNVNLIVSSSVVVAIRVLAVRYNLGLPKIKIFD, from the coding sequence GTGGATTTTAGTTTTTCTTATTACATTGGACTTGCCGGGATCATGGTTTTTACTATTTCTGGAGCCCTTGCTGCTTTGGAACATAAGGACCACCATCACGATCTCTTTAGTGTGTTTTTTACTGGTTTCATCACTGCCATTGGAGGAGGGACTTTAAGGGACATTACTCTCGGGAACTATCCTGTTTCTTGGGTCCGTGATGAGAATATCCTTTGGGCCATATTTCTAGGTTTTTTACTTGTCATCCTTTTGCCACGTTTGCTGACAAAACTGAAAGGCGAATTGTTTTTATTTGATACTTTAGGAATTGGAATCTACACGGTGCTTGGAACTCGGATTGCTTTGGACCACGGGGTGAATTTCTTTGCATCTGCTCTTCTTGGAATGATCTCTGCAATTTTTGGCGGAGTCATTCGTGATACACTGATGAATGCAGTTCCATTTATCTTTCGAAAAGAAATTTATGCTACAGCTTGTTTGGTGGGCTCCGTTTTGTATATCGTTCTGAATGTTTGGGATGTGAATTCCAATGTGAATTTAATTGTTTCCTCAAGCGTGGTTGTGGCCATTCGAGTCCTGGCCGTTCGTTACAACTTAGGTTTGCCAAAGATCAAAATTTTTGATTAA